Proteins from one Telopea speciosissima isolate NSW1024214 ecotype Mountain lineage chromosome 1, Tspe_v1, whole genome shotgun sequence genomic window:
- the LOC122644779 gene encoding homeobox protein SBH1-like: protein MTSPPNHNTSNSWNGFSSLMLNYTTTTTTSNCSSSIKAKIMSHPYYPLLLSAYVNCQKIGAPPEVVAKLEEGYASSEEAMARNRRGCLGEDPALDQFMEAYCVMLTKYEQELTKPFKEAMMFGSRIECQFKSLTVSSSTDSGDDPFFVN, encoded by the exons ATGACTTCTCCTCCTAATCACAATACCAGTAATAGTTGGAATGGGTTCTCTTCCCTCATGCTCAACTataccacaaccaccaccaccagcaattgttcttcttctatcaAAGCTAAGATCATGTCTCATCCCTACTATCCTCTTCTCTTATCTGCTTACGTCAACTGCCAAaag ATTGGAGCACCACCTGAAGTGGTGGCAAAGTTAGAGGAAGGTTATGCGTCGTCTGAGGAAGCCATGGCTAGGAACAGAAGGGGATGCTTAGGTGAAGACCCAGCACTTGATCAGTTCATGGAAGCTTACTGTGTGATGCTCACTAAGTATGAACAAGAGCTCACCAAACCCTTTAAAGAAGCTATGATGTTCGGCTCTAGGATTGAATGCCAATTCAAGTCTCTCACTGTGTCCTCCTCTACAGATTCTGGTGATGACCCCTTCtttgttaattaa